The region GCTCCTGACAGCGATTCTGATGGGACAGGCATCATCTGTTCCAGGGCGCTAGTACGTTGATTAAGCCTACCAACATGTATTTCGTGCGTGTATGATGTGCAATAGTGTGCTGCATGGTAAATTCGCACCCCGGGCCCCCTAAAAGTGACTGTTTTTCCGAAAAACGAAAAAACATACAAGTCGCACTAgtgtgtataagacgcacctgttcgttcggtaagcgattgaaaaaaaaattagtgacgtttATTTCGTCAACGCGGGTCACGTACGCGCAAGCGTATATGTGCATACGCTTACTGGCATGCATGCCATTCGGTCGACTCGcagtcggcctgccgccgcttgtgTTGCTGCTCCGCCCTCGCACGGCGCTCGAGAACTCGATCATGAGAACAACCCGGTACCTCGGTAgcgcgcgcacagaacccgtagcaattaagtggCATGCAGAACTCGGTGCGCTTCGCATGGTCATAGCCTCCAATCTGATTTTGATGGCAGTAAAAAAAAGGATCGTACACAAGGCGCACCGTTGTATAAGACACACCGACGAAAACTTTCAGAAAAACAAAACGcgacttatacaccggaaaatacggtatatataGACCCCCACAGTGCATGGAGAAATTCCTCATTCACATGCAAGTGATCCAAGAAATGTTTCCTAAATAATGCACACACGTGTTCTCCAATGCATCTAAAATGCAATATTTGTTATGCAGGCATCTCCACAGCCCGGTCCAAGTGGATGTGCAAGAAATCTGCACGAGAGAGGAGGTGGTTGCAATAAAGACAATGTAGCCACTGAGGAAGACACCGATAACACCAATCAATCTGGTGAAGAGTACTCCTATGCAACAGATCTCGACAGTGATGATGATACAACTGGTCTTATCCCAATTACGGTATGCATCGACTTAGTGAATATATATTTAAGTGGACCTAACAAATAAACTCTCATTTGCAGGACACGCAACATGGTGAACTGAGCAGCATGGCGCCAGAATCAAGTCACAGTGAACCGGAACACATGAGTGACGGCCAAGACCTTTTCAGCAGTGCTGACACAAATAGAACAACACAGCTTGGTGAATTGTTTCAGGGGGCCCTGAATGAAAAGGTTGTCGTTTCTAAAGGAGACATGCTGTTAATGATACTACAGCATGCCTTAAAGAACAATTTGACATTGACAGCACTGACAAACCTTATAGAGATGATCAACTTGTTCTTTGAAAGACCTGTGCTGCCTCAATCTAAGTATATAAGCTTGGTAAGCTCTTTTCAGAGTCTGGCACCGGCTTGAGTTTTAATTATATTTGTGAAAACTGTCGGAAAGTGTCCTCTTACACAGAGTCAAGTCATTTCTTGCAGTGTACAAATTGTGGGTGTGCTATGGCTACCTCAGTAAATAGTGCGTCATTCTTTGTGCTATTAGATGTACCCTCTCAGCTGAGAAAGGCGTTAAAGAATTGCACAATTCGAGATCTGACAAGGCCTCTAAGCACAAGCAGCAGTTTTTCCGACATTTGCGATGGCGAATTGTATCGCGACTTTGTTTCTGCTACAGCAGACAATGGGCATAGGATTAGCCTCACATTAAATACAGATGGCACACCGCTCTTCTCTTCCAGCAATACCTCAATTTGGCCCATACAATTATTGGTTAATGAAGTGCCTGCAATGCAGAGAGCAAACAAACTTGTATTGGCTGCCCTATGGTTCGGAAGAAAGAAACCTGATATGGACCTATTCCTTGATGCGTT is a window of Dermacentor silvarum isolate Dsil-2018 chromosome 4, BIME_Dsil_1.4, whole genome shotgun sequence DNA encoding:
- the LOC125945091 gene encoding uncharacterized protein LOC125945091; its protein translation is MEPQKKRRKRGWYKKYLNPSSVFHVPRSTDSSARLRLAQAESSKDDGSYHRSSNEELVEPRPAVEDEYTTQSAGTAGEAEAALTGESDDPTAPDSDSDGTGIICSRALASPQPGPSGCARNLHERGGGCNKDNVATEEDTDNTNQSGEEYSYATDLDSDDDTTGLIPITDTQHGELSSMAPESSHSEPEHMSDGQDLFSSADTNRTTQLGELFQGALNEKVVVSKGDMLLMILQHALKNNLTLTALTNLIEMINLFFERPVLPQSKYISLDLEADHLRKSRRLQRLPPEYGLQDLPRMSTTTATQTQETYGTGQPPASLVLHTPQRPRPFHANRPGYPRVASTTTVVGGGLRYA